The proteins below come from a single Athene noctua chromosome 6, bAthNoc1.hap1.1, whole genome shotgun sequence genomic window:
- the BAG5 gene encoding BAG family molecular chaperone regulator 5 isoform X1: MGPPAAEEEKERRRRRQQPPPRASSRAAAITRLLPAAGALRQCRKGEAAGSGARRCGRGRRRGWGRVPRPRRSRPRRRPAAGRGSWASLPLGPWRSAAPGRAAGPWAGAAGGSSETGRKKRMDMGNQHPSIKRLHEIQKEVKEIEQQVVVFSGLSTDRDYKKLERSLTKQLFEIDSVDTEGKGDIQQARKRAAQETERLLKELEQNANHPRRLEIEAIFKEAQSLVEREITPFYKGGNCISDEFEEGIQDIVLRLTQVKTGGKVSLRKARYRTLTKVCAVQEIIESCVKQQLSLPLSNDAHPSVSKINSVMCDVNKARGTLIALLMGVSSNDTCRHLSCVLTGLIADLDALDVCGRTEIRNYRKEVVEEINKLQKYLDLEEEANSTHAYDLAQNQSILKIEEIRKKMKEVNSLLLKTENASDLYLGSKAELQGLIAHLDEVSPGKNPCIREARRRAVIEVQTLITYIDLKEALEKRQMYSEQTAAEHQSHKAVWNVLGNLSQIQQEVISFDGNRTDKNYMRLEELLTKQLLALDAVDPQGDERCKAARKQAVKLAQNILYYLDMKTDEWEY, encoded by the exons ATGGGGCCGCCGGCggctgaggaagagaaggaaaggaggaggcggcggcagcagccgccACCCCGCGCCAGCAGCCGGGCAGCCGCCATCACCCGCCTCCTGCCGGCGGCTGGCGCTTTACGGCAGTGTCGCAAAGGCGAGGCCGCCGGGAGCGGAGCGCGGCGCTGCGGTCGGGGGCGGCGCCGGGGATGGGGCCGCGTCCCTCGGCCCCGCCGttcccgcccccgccgccgcccggccgcggggcggggctcCTGGGCTTCGCTGCCGCTCGGCCCGTGGCGCAgcgcagcgccgggccgggcagcgggtCCTTgggccggggcggccggcgg TTCATCTGAAACTGGACGAAAGAAGAGAATGGATATGGGTAACCAACACCCATCCATAAAACGGTTGcatgaaatacagaaagaagtCAAAGAGATTGAACAACAAGTGGTTGTCTTCAGTGGTCTGTCTACTGATCGAGATTACAAGAAATTAGAAAGAAGTCTCACTAAACAGCTTTTTGAAATAGATTCTGTAGACACTGAAGGAAAGGGAGATATTCAGCAAGCCAGAAAACGAGCTGCTCAGGAAACAGAGAGGCTGCTTAAGGAACTGGAACAAAATGCAAACCATCCGCGCAGACTGGAAATAGAGGCTATATTCAAGGAGGCGCAGTCACTTGTGGAACGTGAGATTACACCTTTTTACAAAGGAGGTAACTGTATAAGTGACGAATTTGAAGAAGGTATTCAGGACATTGTGTTGAGGCTTACCCAGGTGAAAACCGGAGGGAAAGTTTCTCTACGCAAAGCAAGATATCGCACTCTGACAAAAGTATGTGCTGTTCAGGAGATTATAGAAAGCTGTGTAAAGCAACAGCTGTCCCTGCCACTCTCTAATGATGCACATCCTTCTGTCTCCAAAATTAACTCTGTAATGTGTGATGTGAACAAAGCAAGAGGAACTCTTATTGCGCTTCTAATGGGAGTGAGTAGTAATGATACCTGCAGGCATCTATCCTGTGTGCTTACAGGCCTCATTGCTGATTTGGATGCTTTAGATGTCTGTGGTCgcacagaaataagaaattacagAAAGGAAGTAGTGGAAGAGATCAATAAGTTGCAGAAATACCTGGACTTGGAAGAAGAAGCAAATTCTACTCACGCTTATGATTTGGCACAAAATCAGTCCATTCTGAAAATAGAAGAGATTCGCAAGAAAATGAAGGAAGTTAattctttacttttaaaaacagagaatgCTTCTGATTTGTATTTGGGATCCAAAGCAGAATTACAGGGATTAATTGCCCACTTAGATGAGGTGAGTCCAGGCAAAAACCCCTGTATTAGAGAAGCCAGGAGAAGAGCAGTAATAGAAGTTCAAACTCTTATAACGTATATTGATTTGAAAGAAGCCCTTGAAAAAAGGCAAATGTATTCTGAGCAAACTGCTGCCGAACATCAGTCTCATAAAGCAGTTTGGAATGTACTTGGAAACTTGTCCCAAATTCAGCAGGAGGTGATTTCATTTGATGGAAACAGAACAGATAAAAATTACATGAGATTGGAAGAACTTCTTACaaaacaacttctagcacttgaTGCTGTAGATCCACAAGGTGACGAGCGGTGTAAGGCTGCCAGAAAGCAAGCAGTAAAGCTTGCGCAGAATATTCTTTACTATCTGGACATGAAAACAGATGAATGGGAATACTGA
- the BAG5 gene encoding BAG family molecular chaperone regulator 5 isoform X2: MDMGNQHPSIKRLHEIQKEVKEIEQQVVVFSGLSTDRDYKKLERSLTKQLFEIDSVDTEGKGDIQQARKRAAQETERLLKELEQNANHPRRLEIEAIFKEAQSLVEREITPFYKGGNCISDEFEEGIQDIVLRLTQVKTGGKVSLRKARYRTLTKVCAVQEIIESCVKQQLSLPLSNDAHPSVSKINSVMCDVNKARGTLIALLMGVSSNDTCRHLSCVLTGLIADLDALDVCGRTEIRNYRKEVVEEINKLQKYLDLEEEANSTHAYDLAQNQSILKIEEIRKKMKEVNSLLLKTENASDLYLGSKAELQGLIAHLDEVSPGKNPCIREARRRAVIEVQTLITYIDLKEALEKRQMYSEQTAAEHQSHKAVWNVLGNLSQIQQEVISFDGNRTDKNYMRLEELLTKQLLALDAVDPQGDERCKAARKQAVKLAQNILYYLDMKTDEWEY, from the coding sequence ATGGATATGGGTAACCAACACCCATCCATAAAACGGTTGcatgaaatacagaaagaagtCAAAGAGATTGAACAACAAGTGGTTGTCTTCAGTGGTCTGTCTACTGATCGAGATTACAAGAAATTAGAAAGAAGTCTCACTAAACAGCTTTTTGAAATAGATTCTGTAGACACTGAAGGAAAGGGAGATATTCAGCAAGCCAGAAAACGAGCTGCTCAGGAAACAGAGAGGCTGCTTAAGGAACTGGAACAAAATGCAAACCATCCGCGCAGACTGGAAATAGAGGCTATATTCAAGGAGGCGCAGTCACTTGTGGAACGTGAGATTACACCTTTTTACAAAGGAGGTAACTGTATAAGTGACGAATTTGAAGAAGGTATTCAGGACATTGTGTTGAGGCTTACCCAGGTGAAAACCGGAGGGAAAGTTTCTCTACGCAAAGCAAGATATCGCACTCTGACAAAAGTATGTGCTGTTCAGGAGATTATAGAAAGCTGTGTAAAGCAACAGCTGTCCCTGCCACTCTCTAATGATGCACATCCTTCTGTCTCCAAAATTAACTCTGTAATGTGTGATGTGAACAAAGCAAGAGGAACTCTTATTGCGCTTCTAATGGGAGTGAGTAGTAATGATACCTGCAGGCATCTATCCTGTGTGCTTACAGGCCTCATTGCTGATTTGGATGCTTTAGATGTCTGTGGTCgcacagaaataagaaattacagAAAGGAAGTAGTGGAAGAGATCAATAAGTTGCAGAAATACCTGGACTTGGAAGAAGAAGCAAATTCTACTCACGCTTATGATTTGGCACAAAATCAGTCCATTCTGAAAATAGAAGAGATTCGCAAGAAAATGAAGGAAGTTAattctttacttttaaaaacagagaatgCTTCTGATTTGTATTTGGGATCCAAAGCAGAATTACAGGGATTAATTGCCCACTTAGATGAGGTGAGTCCAGGCAAAAACCCCTGTATTAGAGAAGCCAGGAGAAGAGCAGTAATAGAAGTTCAAACTCTTATAACGTATATTGATTTGAAAGAAGCCCTTGAAAAAAGGCAAATGTATTCTGAGCAAACTGCTGCCGAACATCAGTCTCATAAAGCAGTTTGGAATGTACTTGGAAACTTGTCCCAAATTCAGCAGGAGGTGATTTCATTTGATGGAAACAGAACAGATAAAAATTACATGAGATTGGAAGAACTTCTTACaaaacaacttctagcacttgaTGCTGTAGATCCACAAGGTGACGAGCGGTGTAAGGCTGCCAGAAAGCAAGCAGTAAAGCTTGCGCAGAATATTCTTTACTATCTGGACATGAAAACAGATGAATGGGAATACTGA